A portion of the Chondrinema litorale genome contains these proteins:
- a CDS encoding acyl-CoA carboxylase subunit beta, whose product MKEDIEINKNIDQFKQLCYKLTYKHDKVKLGGGEKKIATQHSKGKMTARERIDYLKDDDADFLEIGAFAGEGMYKEYGGCPSGGVVAGITKVEGRLVMLLANDATVKAGAWFPITAKKNLRAQEISMENNIPIIYLVDSAGVFLPIQDEIFPDKEHFGRIFRNNAIMSSRGILQIAAIMGSCVAGGAYLPIMSDEALIVEGTGSVFLAGSYLVKSAIGEDIDNETLGGAATHSEISGVTDYKCKDDKSCLDKIRSLVSKVGKVPDAGFNRTEAKEPNKSPEEIFKTFPVERAKPYDMHEIIECLIDKDSFDAYKDLYGQSLICGYARIDGWAVGIIANQRKIVKSKKGEMQMGGVIYSDSADKAARFIMNCNQKKIPLVFLQDVSGFMVGSRAEHGGIIKDGAKMVNAMSNTVVPKFTILLGNSYGAGNYAMCGKAYDPRLIFAWPTAQMAVMSGASAAKTLLQIKVASLKTKGQQLSKEEENSLLEEIQEKYNEQLSPYYAASRLWVDGIINPTETRKVISTGIEMANFGDYNKPFNVGNIQT is encoded by the coding sequence ATGAAAGAAGACATTGAAATCAATAAAAACATAGACCAATTTAAGCAGCTATGCTATAAATTAACTTACAAACATGATAAAGTTAAACTGGGCGGTGGCGAAAAAAAAATAGCCACTCAACACAGTAAAGGCAAAATGACTGCTAGAGAAAGAATTGATTATCTCAAAGATGATGATGCAGACTTTCTAGAAATAGGTGCATTTGCTGGAGAAGGCATGTATAAAGAATATGGTGGCTGCCCATCTGGTGGCGTAGTAGCCGGAATTACTAAAGTAGAAGGAAGACTGGTAATGCTACTAGCAAATGATGCTACAGTAAAAGCCGGTGCATGGTTCCCGATAACTGCAAAAAAGAACTTAAGAGCACAGGAAATCTCCATGGAAAATAATATTCCAATCATTTATTTAGTGGATAGTGCCGGCGTTTTTCTACCAATTCAAGACGAAATTTTCCCTGACAAAGAGCACTTTGGCCGAATTTTCAGAAACAATGCGATTATGTCTTCAAGAGGTATTTTACAAATTGCAGCCATTATGGGAAGTTGCGTTGCTGGAGGCGCCTACTTACCTATCATGTCAGATGAAGCATTAATTGTCGAAGGAACCGGTTCCGTATTCCTTGCAGGTTCTTACTTAGTAAAATCTGCTATTGGTGAAGATATTGACAATGAAACTCTTGGCGGGGCTGCAACACATTCTGAAATTTCTGGTGTAACAGATTATAAGTGTAAAGACGATAAAAGTTGTTTGGACAAAATAAGGAGTTTAGTTAGCAAAGTTGGTAAAGTTCCCGATGCTGGTTTTAATAGAACAGAAGCAAAAGAGCCAAATAAATCTCCTGAAGAGATTTTCAAAACTTTTCCAGTTGAACGGGCCAAACCATATGATATGCATGAAATTATTGAATGTTTAATTGACAAGGATTCATTTGATGCATATAAAGATTTATATGGCCAATCACTTATTTGTGGTTATGCAAGAATTGATGGTTGGGCTGTAGGAATTATAGCAAACCAAAGAAAAATTGTAAAATCAAAGAAAGGCGAAATGCAAATGGGTGGTGTTATCTACTCAGATTCAGCAGATAAAGCAGCACGATTCATCATGAATTGTAATCAGAAAAAAATTCCTCTTGTATTTTTGCAGGATGTTTCTGGTTTTATGGTTGGTAGCAGAGCTGAACATGGAGGAATTATTAAAGATGGAGCAAAAATGGTTAATGCTATGTCAAATACTGTTGTTCCCAAATTCACTATTTTACTAGGTAATTCGTATGGCGCTGGAAATTATGCCATGTGTGGAAAAGCTTATGATCCTCGGTTAATATTCGCTTGGCCGACGGCACAAATGGCTGTAATGAGTGGAGCTTCTGCTGCTAAAACTTTACTCCAAATTAAAGTTGCTTCTTTAAAAACTAAAGGCCAACAATTAAGTAAAGAAGAAGAGAATAGCTTATTGGAAGAGATACAGGAAAAATATAATGAACAACTATCGCCTTATTATGCTGCTTCGAGATTATGGGTAGATGGAATTATAAATCCAACTGAAACTAGAAAGGTGATTTCTACAGGAATAGAAATGGCAAATTTTGGTGATTACAATAAACCATTTAATGTTGGTAACATTCAGACATAA
- a CDS encoding polyprenol monophosphomannose synthase produces the protein MSKQIVIIPTYNEIENIEGIISEILSLYIDIHILIVDDGSPDGTADKVKEMQKQFDGLIYMIEREKKSGLGTAYITGFKYALAKGYDYIFEMDADFSHNPRDLVRLFEACKNQGFDVAVGSRYITGVNVVNWPMSRVIMSYFASKYVKFITGMPISDATAGFKCYSRKVLEKIDLDRIRFVGYAFQIEMKFKAWKYNFQIKEVPIIFTDRTKGTSKMSTKIFAEAFFGVVRLKIMSFFQDFV, from the coding sequence TTGTCAAAACAGATAGTTATAATACCCACTTACAACGAGATAGAAAATATAGAAGGGATTATATCGGAAATCCTGAGCCTCTATATTGATATACATATTCTTATAGTTGACGACGGATCACCAGACGGAACTGCAGACAAAGTAAAAGAGATGCAAAAGCAGTTTGATGGTCTCATTTATATGATTGAGCGAGAGAAAAAATCTGGTTTAGGTACGGCTTACATTACCGGATTTAAGTATGCTTTAGCTAAAGGATATGATTATATTTTTGAGATGGACGCCGATTTCTCGCATAATCCTAGAGATTTGGTGAGGTTATTTGAGGCTTGTAAAAATCAAGGTTTTGATGTAGCTGTTGGTTCAAGGTACATCACAGGTGTAAATGTGGTTAACTGGCCAATGAGTAGGGTAATAATGTCTTACTTTGCTAGCAAATATGTAAAATTTATAACTGGAATGCCCATTTCAGATGCAACTGCTGGTTTTAAATGCTATTCAAGGAAAGTATTGGAAAAAATTGACCTCGATAGAATTAGGTTTGTAGGTTATGCTTTTCAGATAGAAATGAAATTTAAAGCATGGAAATATAACTTTCAAATAAAGGAAGTTCCTATCATATTTACAGACAGAACAAAGGGTACATCTAAGATGTCTACAAAAATATTTGCCGAAGCTTTTTTCGGTGTTGTACGCTTAAAAATTATGAGTTTTTTCCAAGATTTTGTTTAG
- the accC gene encoding acetyl-CoA carboxylase biotin carboxylase subunit: MFNKILIANRGEIALRVIRTCKEMGIKTVAVYSQADKESLHVRFADEAVCIGPPASANSYLNIPNLMAAAEITNADAIHPGYGFLSENAQFSQICEEYNIKFIGASAEMINSMGDKATAKATMKAAGVPTIPGSEGILASVEEGIKLAKDIKYPVILKATAGGGGKGMRVVYNDEEFKKAWDNARAEAAASFGNDGLYLEKYLEEPRHVEIQVFGDKQGNACHLSERDCSIQRRHQKLVEESPSPVMTDDLRKRMGEAAIKGTKAVNYEGAGTIEFLVDKNGDFYFMEMNTRIQVEHPVTEMVTDFDLIKEQIKVAAGIPISGESYFPKGHSIECRINAEDPANNFRPSPGKITNLHYPGGAGVRVDSHVYAGYIIPPYYDSMIAKLIVYAQTREEAIVRMKRALEEFVIEGIKTTIPFHLDLMDNEDFKKGNFTTKFLDTYDFSKLS; this comes from the coding sequence GTGTTCAATAAAATATTAATCGCGAACAGGGGAGAAATTGCACTTAGAGTAATCAGGACCTGTAAGGAAATGGGCATCAAAACGGTTGCTGTTTATTCTCAAGCTGATAAAGAAAGCCTTCATGTGAGATTTGCTGATGAAGCAGTTTGTATAGGACCTCCGGCAAGTGCTAATTCTTACCTGAACATACCAAACTTAATGGCAGCAGCAGAAATTACTAATGCTGATGCTATACATCCAGGATATGGATTTTTATCAGAAAATGCCCAATTTTCACAAATCTGTGAAGAATATAATATCAAATTTATTGGTGCGTCTGCAGAGATGATCAATTCAATGGGAGATAAGGCAACTGCAAAAGCTACAATGAAAGCTGCAGGAGTTCCTACTATTCCAGGATCAGAAGGCATTCTTGCTAGTGTAGAAGAAGGTATTAAACTGGCAAAAGATATTAAATACCCTGTTATTTTGAAAGCTACTGCTGGTGGAGGTGGAAAAGGGATGCGCGTAGTTTATAATGACGAGGAGTTTAAAAAAGCTTGGGATAATGCTAGAGCAGAGGCAGCAGCATCTTTTGGTAATGATGGGCTATACCTTGAAAAATACCTTGAAGAGCCGCGCCACGTAGAGATTCAAGTATTTGGAGATAAGCAAGGCAATGCTTGCCACCTTTCTGAAAGAGATTGTTCAATTCAAAGAAGACATCAGAAACTAGTTGAAGAAAGTCCTTCACCAGTAATGACTGATGATTTGAGAAAGAGAATGGGTGAAGCAGCTATTAAAGGTACTAAAGCTGTAAACTATGAAGGAGCTGGAACAATCGAATTCTTGGTTGATAAAAATGGTGATTTCTATTTTATGGAAATGAATACCAGAATTCAGGTTGAGCACCCAGTAACTGAGATGGTTACAGATTTCGACTTGATAAAAGAACAAATTAAAGTTGCTGCTGGTATTCCTATTTCAGGAGAGAGTTATTTCCCAAAAGGTCATTCAATCGAATGTAGAATTAATGCAGAAGATCCTGCTAACAATTTTAGACCAAGTCCGGGTAAAATCACTAATTTGCATTACCCAGGAGGAGCTGGTGTTAGGGTAGATAGCCACGTTTATGCAGGTTATATTATTCCTCCTTATTACGATTCTATGATTGCTAAATTAATCGTATATGCTCAAACTAGAGAAGAAGCTATAGTGAGAATGAAAAGAGCATTAGAAGAATTTGTGATTGAAGGAATTAAAACAACAATTCCTTTCCATTTAGATTTAATGGATAATGAAGATTTCAAAAAAGGTAATTTTACTACTAAGTTCTTAGATACTTACGATTTCTCAAAATTATCTTAA
- the smc gene encoding chromosome segregation protein SMC, protein MLLQRLEIKGFKSFGEKVVLNFDIGVTGVVGPNGSGKSNVVDAIRWVLGEQSSKALRSEKMENVIFNGTKNRKAQQMAEVGLSFKNTKNLLPTEYSEITITRRYYRSGDSEYLLNGVTCRLKDIQSLFMDTGISSDSYAIIELKMVDEILNDQNQSRRQLFEEAAGISKFKKRKKETLKKLADTSDDLERVEDLLHEIGKNMRSLERQAKQAERYLKLKKEYKELSIVLAKELLKDQVEKTAIIEKEIENASDQKLSIQKQQSEGEAALEKEKLELVKKEQLLSSRQKTLNNHVNKIRQFESEKKIKSERLRFLTEKANSLQSQLLEELKSNERAKFSIEGLLNEKESLEKQIKEATFLLDKSKQEFENQKGSTDKLKEQLKEISLQFKTRQNRVYQLKKDLEISQVQQSSLMQELEKEHTESTEKSASLDEFDFKLGELTEELAEKQEQLGRAEFRQNELDTQIESAEASLQKLKEELAKSSRELDAKQNEYNLTKSMVDNLEGYPQAIKFLKKQTNWGKNFPLLSDIIAAEEKYRVCIENYLEPYLNYYILDNEALALEAVNLLSDSAKGKGNFLVLDKFKSFSPSAKRQFEDAIPAINIVEFDDKYRELVHYMLDNVYVVTSNQESIPKDNDFTFITQNGKVIKRKYSVSGGSVGLFEGKKLGRAKNLEKLSERIKELQSKNKNLDKIINQKIQDISYLKSESQKDKIGRLQEEISILKQENVSIVTKKEQFSELLLDQQNRRENIEEKLSQLRETIEQLHPELEDEEGKLSYFEENQDDLRATLEEENELLNQKSAAFNQNNISYHTYNNKFESIEKEISYKENAFDRGKAKIENHQEDLKHTEQEIVQMQETSGNNEDELVGMYDEKSSIEEGVNEAEKDYYASRGEIAEYEKVIREYQRKKEQLEGLILDLKDKINQEKMKTASVKERVSVEFEVDVDELLKPIEETEEYEGDLDSLKEKVVNTKKKMENIGPINHMAIEAYNEIKERNDFISEQKKDLIEAIDSLNTTIAEIDKVAKENFMDAFTKVRSYFIEVFRSLFTDEDSCDLILLDESDPLNSKIEIIAQPKGKKPLTINQLSGGEKTLTATALLFAIYLLKPAPFCIFDEVDAPLDDANIDKFNNIIKKFSENSQFIIVTHNKRTMSTTDVIYGITMIEQGVSTVVPVDLREMS, encoded by the coding sequence ATGTTATTACAACGACTCGAAATAAAGGGATTTAAGAGCTTTGGCGAAAAGGTAGTTTTAAACTTTGATATAGGAGTAACTGGTGTAGTTGGTCCAAATGGAAGTGGTAAATCTAATGTGGTTGATGCTATACGCTGGGTATTGGGCGAGCAAAGCAGCAAGGCTTTACGTTCCGAAAAAATGGAAAATGTAATTTTTAATGGTACAAAAAACCGTAAAGCTCAACAAATGGCTGAGGTTGGTTTGTCTTTTAAAAACACCAAAAATCTACTTCCTACAGAATATTCTGAAATTACAATTACTCGTCGATATTACAGAAGTGGAGACAGTGAGTATTTGTTGAATGGTGTAACCTGCCGATTAAAAGATATTCAGTCGCTTTTTATGGATACTGGTATAAGTTCAGATAGTTATGCCATTATCGAGTTAAAAATGGTTGATGAGATCTTAAACGATCAAAATCAATCTAGAAGGCAATTATTCGAAGAAGCTGCGGGAATCTCTAAATTCAAGAAAAGGAAAAAAGAGACACTTAAGAAATTAGCAGATACTAGTGACGATTTAGAAAGGGTAGAAGATCTATTGCATGAGATTGGTAAGAATATGCGATCTCTGGAAAGGCAAGCAAAACAGGCAGAACGTTACTTAAAACTTAAAAAAGAATACAAAGAACTAAGTATTGTATTAGCAAAAGAATTGCTGAAAGACCAAGTTGAGAAAACTGCTATAATTGAAAAAGAAATAGAAAATGCTTCTGATCAAAAACTTTCTATCCAGAAACAACAGTCGGAGGGTGAAGCAGCTTTAGAAAAGGAGAAACTGGAATTAGTTAAAAAGGAACAATTACTTTCTTCAAGACAAAAAACACTAAATAACCATGTTAATAAAATCAGGCAATTTGAGAGTGAAAAGAAGATAAAGAGTGAAAGGCTTAGATTTTTAACAGAGAAGGCTAATTCATTACAAAGTCAATTATTAGAAGAGCTAAAGAGTAATGAGAGAGCCAAGTTTAGTATCGAAGGTCTTTTAAATGAAAAAGAAAGTCTGGAAAAGCAGATTAAAGAGGCAACTTTTTTACTTGATAAAAGCAAACAGGAATTTGAAAATCAAAAGGGAAGTACTGATAAATTAAAAGAACAATTAAAGGAAATTTCACTCCAGTTTAAAACTCGACAAAACAGAGTATATCAGCTCAAAAAAGATTTAGAGATCAGCCAAGTGCAGCAATCTTCTTTGATGCAGGAGTTGGAAAAAGAGCATACTGAATCTACAGAGAAAAGTGCTAGTTTAGATGAGTTTGATTTTAAATTAGGAGAGCTGACTGAAGAACTTGCTGAAAAGCAAGAGCAATTAGGAAGAGCAGAATTTAGGCAAAATGAACTAGACACTCAAATAGAATCTGCTGAAGCTTCTTTACAGAAGTTAAAGGAAGAACTTGCAAAATCGAGTAGAGAACTAGATGCTAAACAGAATGAGTACAACCTAACCAAGTCTATGGTTGATAATTTGGAAGGTTATCCTCAAGCGATCAAATTCTTAAAAAAGCAGACCAACTGGGGGAAAAACTTCCCGCTTCTTTCAGATATTATTGCTGCAGAAGAAAAATACAGAGTTTGTATTGAGAATTATTTGGAGCCTTATCTAAACTACTATATTCTCGATAATGAAGCCTTGGCTTTGGAAGCTGTAAATCTTTTAAGTGATTCGGCTAAAGGAAAGGGGAATTTTCTAGTGCTAGATAAATTTAAAAGCTTTTCTCCATCAGCTAAAAGACAATTTGAAGATGCAATACCAGCTATAAACATTGTTGAGTTTGACGATAAATATCGTGAGTTGGTGCATTACATGTTGGATAATGTTTATGTAGTAACTTCGAATCAGGAGTCTATTCCAAAAGATAATGATTTCACCTTTATTACTCAAAATGGGAAGGTAATTAAAAGGAAATACAGTGTTTCGGGAGGTTCTGTTGGTTTGTTTGAAGGTAAGAAACTTGGTAGAGCTAAAAACCTTGAAAAGCTTTCTGAAAGGATTAAAGAACTACAAAGCAAGAATAAAAATCTTGATAAAATAATCAATCAGAAGATTCAAGATATTAGTTACTTAAAAAGCGAATCTCAAAAAGACAAAATAGGTAGGCTTCAAGAAGAAATAAGCATATTAAAACAGGAAAATGTAAGTATTGTAACGAAAAAAGAACAATTTTCTGAATTGCTTCTTGATCAGCAAAATAGGAGAGAGAACATAGAAGAAAAGCTTAGCCAATTGCGTGAAACTATTGAGCAATTACATCCTGAGCTAGAAGATGAAGAAGGTAAGTTGAGTTACTTTGAGGAAAATCAAGACGATTTAAGAGCAACATTAGAAGAAGAAAATGAATTACTCAATCAGAAATCTGCTGCATTTAATCAAAATAATATCTCATATCATACTTATAACAACAAATTTGAAAGTATAGAGAAAGAGATAAGCTATAAAGAAAATGCTTTTGACAGAGGGAAGGCAAAAATTGAAAATCATCAAGAAGATTTAAAGCATACTGAGCAAGAGATTGTACAGATGCAAGAAACCAGTGGAAACAACGAAGACGAACTCGTTGGTATGTACGATGAGAAATCTAGTATAGAAGAAGGAGTAAATGAAGCAGAGAAAGACTATTATGCATCTAGAGGAGAAATTGCAGAATACGAAAAAGTAATTAGAGAGTACCAACGAAAAAAGGAGCAGTTAGAAGGATTAATTTTAGATTTAAAGGATAAGATTAATCAGGAGAAAATGAAAACTGCATCGGTAAAAGAGCGGGTTTCTGTGGAGTTTGAAGTTGATGTAGATGAACTTTTAAAGCCAATTGAAGAGACAGAAGAGTATGAGGGTGATCTTGATTCATTAAAAGAAAAAGTAGTCAATACAAAAAAGAAAATGGAAAATATTGGTCCGATTAACCATATGGCAATTGAGGCTTATAATGAGATAAAAGAAAGGAATGATTTTATATCAGAGCAAAAAAAGGATTTGATAGAGGCAATCGATTCATTAAATACAACAATTGCAGAGATCGATAAAGTAGCAAAAGAAAACTTTATGGATGCTTTTACTAAAGTGAGAAGCTATTTTATTGAAGTTTTTAGGTCTCTATTTACAGATGAAGATAGCTGTGATTTAATTCTTTTGGATGAAAGCGATCCGCTAAATTCTAAAATAGAAATAATTGCTCAGCCAAAAGGGAAGAAACCTTTAACCATCAATCAGTTATCTGGTGGTGAAAAAACATTAACAGCAACAGCATTACTTTTTGCAATTTACCTTCTAAAACCAGCTCCATTCTGTATTTTTGACGAGGTTGATGCACCTTTAGATGATGCCAACATCGATAAGTTTAATAATATTATTAAGAAATTTTCAGAAAACTCTCAGTTCATAATTGTAACACACAACAAACGAACTATGTCTACTACAGATGTAATTTATGGAATTACAATGATTGAGCAGGGAGTATCTACAGTTGTTCCTGTAGATTTAAGAGAAATGAGCTAA
- a CDS encoding SulP family inorganic anion transporter, which translates to MTDNNSPFGDNIFRNLKSDLPAGLVVFLVALPLCLGIALASGAPLFSGLISGIIGGIVVGMISRSPLGVSGPAAGLAVIVFDAIGFLGFQSFLLAVVFAGLIQVILGFLRAGIIGYYFPSSVIKGMLAGIGIILILKQIPHAFGYDRDPEGDWGFLQADGHNTLSEIYYSVIYNSPGAVIISLVSIAILILWESSYIKKSIKKVFPGPLVVVFLGIAINLVYKYFFPSLALDNEIIEDINNFHLVDIPVANNFTEFIGLFSLPDFTQITNPDIYITALTIALIASIETLLCVEATDKLDPYKRVTPTNLELKAQGVGNIISGLIGGLPITQVIVRSSANINTGGKTKMSTIIHGVLLFVCVVSIPNILNLIPLSSLAAILLMVGYKLARVSLFKSMYKLGSMQFIPFIVTILGIVFTDLLKGISIGMAVAIFYILRNNFRTPYFYHKEENKSGSDIIKIVLSEEVSFLNKGSIMRLLEELPKDSKVIIDGSRSSHIDHDVIEIIENYLAHASLNNISVDIINIPQIERELA; encoded by the coding sequence ATGACAGACAATAATTCACCTTTTGGAGATAATATTTTCCGAAATCTGAAATCTGATCTGCCAGCCGGACTGGTAGTTTTTCTTGTAGCTCTACCATTATGTCTTGGTATTGCTCTAGCATCAGGTGCTCCTTTATTTTCAGGCTTAATTTCTGGTATAATTGGAGGTATAGTAGTAGGAATGATAAGTAGATCACCTCTAGGAGTTAGTGGTCCTGCAGCTGGTTTGGCAGTTATAGTTTTTGATGCAATAGGTTTCCTTGGTTTTCAGTCTTTTTTATTAGCTGTAGTTTTTGCAGGTTTAATTCAGGTGATATTAGGCTTTCTTAGAGCGGGAATTATTGGTTATTACTTTCCGTCATCTGTAATTAAAGGAATGTTAGCTGGTATTGGTATTATTTTGATACTCAAGCAAATACCACATGCTTTTGGATATGACAGAGACCCCGAAGGTGACTGGGGATTTTTACAAGCAGATGGTCACAATACACTTTCAGAAATTTACTATTCTGTAATTTACAATAGCCCTGGAGCAGTTATAATTTCTTTGGTATCTATTGCTATTTTAATTTTATGGGAATCTTCTTATATAAAGAAAAGTATTAAAAAAGTTTTTCCAGGACCTCTAGTAGTAGTTTTTTTAGGAATTGCGATTAATCTAGTTTATAAATATTTCTTTCCAAGTTTAGCTTTAGACAATGAAATTATTGAAGACATAAATAATTTTCATTTAGTAGATATACCCGTGGCTAATAATTTCACTGAGTTTATTGGTTTATTTTCTTTGCCAGATTTTACTCAAATTACTAATCCAGATATTTATATAACAGCCCTAACAATTGCATTAATTGCTTCTATAGAAACCTTACTTTGTGTTGAAGCAACAGACAAACTTGATCCATACAAAAGGGTAACTCCAACAAACCTCGAATTAAAAGCGCAAGGTGTTGGTAATATAATTTCTGGTTTAATAGGTGGTTTACCAATTACTCAGGTAATTGTAAGAAGCTCAGCAAATATAAATACAGGTGGTAAAACCAAAATGTCAACTATAATACATGGTGTCTTACTTTTTGTTTGTGTGGTTTCAATACCAAACATATTAAATCTAATACCACTTTCTTCTTTAGCAGCGATCTTACTAATGGTAGGTTATAAGCTTGCAAGAGTTTCTCTGTTTAAAAGTATGTATAAGCTAGGAAGCATGCAGTTTATACCTTTTATAGTTACCATTTTAGGAATTGTTTTTACTGATCTTTTAAAAGGTATTTCGATCGGTATGGCAGTTGCAATTTTCTATATTCTAAGAAATAATTTTAGAACCCCTTATTTCTACCATAAAGAAGAAAATAAATCAGGAAGCGATATAATTAAAATTGTGCTTTCAGAGGAAGTTTCTTTCTTGAATAAAGGGAGTATAATGAGGCTTTTAGAAGAATTACCGAAAGATTCTAAAGTAATAATAGACGGCAGTAGATCTTCTCACATAGATCATGATGTAATTGAAATCATTGAGAATTATTTAGCCCATGCTTCTTTAAATAATATTTCTGTTGATATAATTAATATACCACAGATTGAAAGAGAGCTCGCTTAA
- the gldN gene encoding gliding motility protein GldN: protein MYKISFVFLLASFFQFSGVYAQIAKNDAANKELYNPQSTNPVRKDDIMFKKSLWFRMDLRTKVNAPLFANNNEISRLLVEAVKNDMIKPYKNDSLSTAMSKEEFLSRLKIPMTDNVDDDIEWENENPWGDETEENVELGPDEYLPRQLYVLEMKEDMIFDKRESRMKHDILALTIVIPADQTPTGIDKVLASFSYKELANSLFKNNPNAIWYNPQNAGAHMNLADAFTLRLPDGMLVKYENPRDNRIVDLYGDSKRSLIEAQNAVMQLMEYEALLWEY, encoded by the coding sequence ATGTATAAAATATCATTTGTTTTTTTATTGGCTTCTTTCTTTCAATTTAGTGGGGTTTATGCTCAAATTGCAAAGAACGATGCTGCTAACAAAGAGCTTTATAATCCTCAATCAACTAATCCAGTTCGCAAAGACGATATCATGTTTAAGAAAAGTCTTTGGTTTAGAATGGATTTAAGAACTAAAGTGAATGCACCGTTATTCGCAAATAATAATGAAATTTCAAGGCTTTTAGTAGAAGCTGTAAAGAATGATATGATTAAACCATATAAAAATGATTCACTTAGTACTGCAATGTCTAAGGAAGAATTTTTATCAAGGTTAAAAATACCAATGACAGATAATGTCGATGATGATATCGAGTGGGAAAATGAAAACCCTTGGGGAGATGAAACTGAAGAAAATGTTGAATTAGGGCCCGATGAGTATTTGCCAAGACAATTATATGTTTTGGAAATGAAAGAAGATATGATCTTTGATAAAAGAGAGTCTAGAATGAAGCATGATATTTTAGCTCTTACTATAGTTATTCCTGCTGATCAGACTCCAACTGGAATTGATAAAGTTTTAGCTTCTTTTTCTTATAAAGAACTAGCTAACTCTTTATTCAAAAACAACCCAAATGCAATATGGTATAATCCTCAGAATGCTGGTGCTCATATGAATTTGGCTGATGCATTCACTCTAAGATTACCTGATGGTATGTTGGTGAAATATGAGAATCCAAGAGATAATAGAATTGTTGATTTATATGGTGATAGTAAAAGATCTCTAATAGAAGCTCAAAATGCAGTAATGCAATTAATGGAATATGAAGCACTTCTTTGGGAGTATTAA
- the accB gene encoding acetyl-CoA carboxylase biotin carboxyl carrier protein translates to MKAKEIKELINFIANSGLDEVNIETDEIKLHVKKQSEAVAKLVEQTHQPQVIQQPVSIPQQITTSPSTESAAPVKEDNTSTETNYITIKSPMIGTFYRSSSPESDAFVNVGDNVSNGSVVCIIEAMKLFNEIESEVSGKIVKVLVENASPVEYDQPLFLVDPS, encoded by the coding sequence ATGAAAGCAAAAGAAATAAAGGAGCTCATCAATTTCATTGCAAATTCTGGTTTAGATGAAGTAAATATCGAAACAGATGAAATTAAGTTACACGTAAAGAAGCAAAGTGAGGCAGTTGCTAAATTGGTTGAACAAACACATCAACCTCAGGTTATCCAACAACCAGTGAGCATTCCTCAGCAAATAACCACTTCTCCTTCAACCGAAAGTGCAGCTCCTGTTAAAGAAGATAACACAAGCACTGAAACAAATTATATCACTATCAAATCTCCGATGATAGGAACTTTCTATCGTTCTTCTAGTCCAGAGTCTGATGCATTTGTAAATGTAGGAGATAATGTTTCTAATGGTAGTGTGGTTTGTATCATCGAAGCCATGAAACTTTTCAACGAAATTGAATCTGAAGTATCAGGGAAAATAGTGAAAGTGTTAGTTGAAAACGCTTCCCCTGTTGAGTATGACCAGCCATTATTCTTGGTTGATCCATCTTAA